The Pseudomonadota bacterium genome has a segment encoding these proteins:
- a CDS encoding pyridoxamine 5'-phosphate oxidase family protein yields MAGPMSEAELQLFLDGGEICRATCLDDDGWPYAAPVWHEYSDGGFYLVGREESLWSQYMSRNPRVSLCIDTVAVPRKVLVQGAAEVIERPNIGGKWVAIARRMALRYLGEDGPKYLEPTMKDPRWLIFIRPRTLKSWHGNFSRLQ; encoded by the coding sequence ATGGCCGGTCCGATGAGTGAGGCGGAACTGCAACTTTTTTTGGACGGCGGCGAGATTTGCCGTGCGACATGCCTCGACGATGACGGCTGGCCGTACGCGGCGCCGGTTTGGCACGAATATAGCGATGGCGGGTTTTACCTGGTTGGGCGTGAGGAATCGCTGTGGTCGCAGTACATGTCGCGCAATCCACGCGTCTCGCTCTGCATCGATACCGTTGCGGTGCCGCGCAAAGTGCTGGTCCAGGGCGCGGCGGAAGTCATAGAGCGGCCCAATATCGGCGGCAAATGGGTGGCGATCGCGCGCCGCATGGCGCTGCGTTATCTTGGCGAGGACGGTCCCAAATATCTCGAACCCACCATGAAGGACCCGCGCTGGCTGATTTTCATCCGGCCTCGGACACTCAAGAGCTGGCACGGTAATTTCTCGCGGTTGCAGTAG
- the pxpA gene encoding 5-oxoprolinase subunit PxpA produces MKVDINCDMGEAYSIYTCGDDAAIMPYVSQANVACGYHASDPSVMQATVRLAKEHGVAVGAHPSYPDRQGFGRRAMKLDPDELLDCLVYQVGALKGFLDAEGMALNHVKPHGALNGVAWDDEATCRAIGLCAQSFGVPVMAMSGTGHEKTYGALGLPVIFETYVDLDYNDAGQVVITREHTAVAPEAALAQARRAANDGTVMALSGKLVAVKCQSICVHSDTPGAVEVAKAIHAELA; encoded by the coding sequence ATGAAAGTGGACATCAATTGCGATATGGGCGAGGCCTATAGCATCTACACTTGCGGCGACGATGCTGCGATCATGCCCTATGTCAGCCAGGCCAATGTTGCGTGCGGCTATCATGCCTCCGACCCAAGCGTCATGCAGGCGACGGTGCGCCTCGCGAAAGAGCATGGCGTTGCCGTCGGCGCGCACCCGTCCTATCCGGACCGCCAGGGTTTCGGCCGGCGCGCGATGAAACTAGACCCTGATGAGTTGCTCGACTGTCTGGTCTATCAGGTCGGCGCGCTGAAGGGCTTTCTCGATGCCGAAGGCATGGCGCTCAACCATGTCAAACCGCATGGCGCGCTTAACGGCGTCGCCTGGGACGATGAGGCAACCTGCCGCGCTATCGGCCTCTGCGCCCAATCCTTTGGCGTACCGGTGATGGCGATGTCGGGAACCGGCCACGAAAAAACCTATGGCGCGCTCGGCTTGCCAGTTATCTTCGAGACCTATGTCGATCTCGATTATAACGATGCCGGCCAGGTGGTGATCACCCGCGAGCACACCGCCGTCGCACCTGAGGCAGCGCTTGCTCAAGCTCGACGCGCCGCCAATGACGGCACGGTCATGGCGCTTTCAGGCAAGCTGGTGGCGGTAAAATGCCAGTCCATCTGCGTCCATTCCGACACCCCCGGCGCCGTCGAGGTGGCCAAGGCGATCCACGCCGAACTGGCCTAA
- a CDS encoding TetR/AcrR family transcriptional regulator has translation MMERGHDTKERILDTSQALILERGFAATSLDNILKTTGVTKGAFFHHFDSKADLAQTLIQRFAANDFAMFDEWDRRADALSDDPLQALMLFLKFFEEWIDGLSKPFAGCMFAVYVYESTLFSDDVNGFVQQSLDHWQRYYRKKFAAIIAVRPPKLEVRAAELAEMIVAILEGAFILSRSSGKPELISRQSRLFRGYIKLLFDDTPAIA, from the coding sequence ATGATGGAACGCGGCCACGACACCAAAGAGCGCATCCTTGATACGAGCCAAGCGTTGATCCTGGAAAGAGGCTTCGCCGCCACTTCGCTCGATAACATCCTCAAGACGACCGGCGTCACGAAGGGCGCGTTTTTCCATCATTTCGATTCAAAGGCCGATCTGGCGCAGACCCTGATCCAGCGCTTCGCGGCAAATGATTTCGCCATGTTCGACGAATGGGACCGCCGCGCCGACGCGCTGTCTGACGATCCCCTTCAAGCTTTGATGCTATTTCTCAAGTTTTTCGAGGAGTGGATTGACGGTCTCAGCAAGCCATTCGCCGGCTGCATGTTCGCTGTCTATGTCTATGAGAGTACGCTGTTCAGCGACGATGTGAATGGCTTCGTCCAACAGTCGCTCGATCATTGGCAGCGCTATTACAGGAAGAAATTTGCTGCCATTATCGCCGTGCGCCCACCGAAATTAGAAGTTCGCGCCGCTGAGCTTGCCGAAATGATCGTCGCTATCCTCGAAGGCGCGTTTATTCTCTCCAGATCGAGCGGCAAGCCCGAATTGATCTCGCGCCAATCGCGGCTGTTCCGCGGCTATATCAAATTACTGTTCGACGACACGCCGGCAATCGCCTGA
- a CDS encoding SDR family oxidoreductase — translation MRLKGRKAVITGAAAGIGLETARRFAEEGARVVLSDIDSAAVEAAAAKIEGGLAIAADVTDQGQVDALVAQAIAAMGGLDILVNNAGIPMLGGVETLAEADWDRELDVNLKSVYRTGRAVWPHFKAQGHGVILNTASIAGLTGSAGQASYGAAKAGVINLTRCMAIDGANIPIRVNCICPGFIETPMLMDYLAGQDDPAAARAQVDAMHPLGGIGRPADIAGGFVYLASDEAAWITGTALTIDGGLTAGV, via the coding sequence ATGCGGTTGAAGGGTAGGAAAGCGGTCATTACCGGCGCGGCTGCCGGGATTGGGCTTGAGACGGCGCGGCGCTTTGCCGAGGAAGGCGCGCGGGTGGTGTTGTCGGATATCGATAGCGCCGCGGTTGAGGCGGCGGCGGCAAAAATTGAGGGCGGGTTGGCCATCGCGGCCGATGTCACCGATCAGGGGCAGGTCGATGCGCTGGTAGCCCAAGCGATTGCGGCGATGGGCGGCCTCGATATCTTAGTCAATAATGCCGGCATCCCGATGCTCGGCGGTGTCGAGACCCTGGCCGAGGCCGATTGGGACCGCGAATTGGACGTCAATCTAAAGAGCGTTTACCGCACCGGGCGCGCCGTTTGGCCGCATTTCAAGGCACAAGGCCATGGCGTGATTCTCAACACCGCGTCGATCGCCGGGCTCACCGGCAGCGCCGGTCAAGCGAGTTACGGCGCCGCCAAGGCTGGGGTGATCAATCTCACGCGCTGCATGGCGATTGACGGGGCCAATATACCGATCCGCGTCAATTGCATCTGTCCGGGATTTATCGAAACGCCGATGCTGATGGATTATCTCGCCGGTCAGGATGACCCGGCGGCGGCGCGCGCCCAAGTCGATGCGATGCATCCCTTGGGCGGCATCGGCCGGCCGGCGGATATCGCTGGCGGCTTCGTCTATCTCGCTTCCGACGAAGCCGCCTGGATCACCGGCACGGCGCTCACCATCGACGGCGGCCTGACTGCTGGAGTTTAG
- a CDS encoding DUF983 domain-containing protein: MHTKNLAGEDLTGEEVRRPIPRSLWRGFRKRCPSCGTGRIYRRYLKPVSACDHCGAALGAIRTDDFAPWLTILLLGHILVPVLGTVDYLFTPALWIILLFAAALSVILVLLLLPHAKGFCLGLMWALGLRGDEQH; the protein is encoded by the coding sequence ATGCACACCAAAAATCTCGCCGGAGAAGATTTAACCGGAGAAGAGGTGCGCCGTCCGATTCCACGCTCACTGTGGCGCGGTTTCAGGAAACGCTGCCCCAGTTGCGGCACCGGGCGCATTTACCGGCGCTATCTCAAGCCCGTCTCTGCCTGCGACCATTGCGGCGCAGCGCTTGGGGCAATCCGCACTGACGATTTCGCACCCTGGCTGACGATCCTCCTGCTCGGCCACATTCTGGTGCCGGTGCTCGGCACGGTGGATTATCTGTTCACGCCGGCGCTGTGGATCATTCTGCTGTTCGCGGCCGCGCTTAGCGTTATCCTGGTGCTTCTGCTGCTGCCCCATGCCAAAGGTTTTTGCCTTGGCTTGATGTGGGCACTCGGCCTCAGGGGCGACGAACAGCATTAG